CATCAGCGAGGTGAAGGAGCTCCAGCTCGAGCTCAAGCACGCCGCCCACCACGCCGCGCATGGCGCCGAGACGGGTGCCGCCGGGACCCTCACCCACGGAGCGCACTGAACCATGTCCGCCGAAACCAAGGTCCTGGAAACCCTGGTCCTCGCCGAGTTCGCCACTCCCGAGGCCCTGGTGGATGCCACCCGGCAGATGCGGGAGAAGGGCTATGAGGGGATGGATACCTATTCGCCCTACCCGCTGCATGGCGGCTCCGAGGCGCTGGGTCTGCCCCCCTCGCGCGTGCCCTTCATCGCCCTGTGCGCGGGCCTCACCGGCACCGCCACCGCCATCTCATTCATGGCGTACATGAACGGCTTCGACTACCCGCTCAACGTGGGTGGTCGTCCCATCTTCAGCCTGCCCGCCTACGTGCCCATCACCTTCGAGTTGACGGTGCTCCTGGCGGCCTTCGGCATCTTCTTCGGAGTCCTGGGGCTCGCCCGGCTGCCGCAGCCGTACCACCCGGCTTACGAGCACGAGGCGTTCCGCAGCGCCACCACGCACGGCTACTGGCTGAGCGTGCCGCAGTTCGCGACGCTCCAGGCGGATGCGATCATGGATCAGCTCAAGGCCCTGGGTGCCACCCAGGTGACCGTGGTGACGGGAGAGAAGGAATGAGGCGGCTCATCCCCTTGGCCGGGCTCGCCCTGGCCGGCTGCAACGTGCCCTCCGAGTTCCTCCAGCGCATGGAGGCACAGGCCAAGTACGAGTATTACGAGACGAACGAGTTCTGGGCGGATGGCAAGGCCATGCGCACGCCCCCCGAGGGCACCATCCCGCGCGAGCGCCTGGTGGGAGAGCCCGGCCTGACGACGGGCCGGGTCAACGGTGAGTTCGTCACCATCAACCCGCTCAAGCTCGACCGGGCCGTGCTGGAAGAGGGCCACAAGAAGTACAACATCGTCTGCGCCCAGTGCCACGGCCGGCTCGGCGACGGCAACAGCGTGGTCGCCGAGAACATGGCGATGCGCCTGCCCCCGTCCCTTCAGGAGATCGCCAACAAGCCGGATGGCCATTTCTACGCCGCCATCACCGAGGGCTACGGCGTGATGCCGTCCTTCTCGGGCGAACTCAACATCCAGGAGCGTTGGGCCGTGGTGGCCTACGTTCGCGCGCTGCAGACGGCCCGCGCCCCCAAGGCTGGCGGCCAGCAGCCCCTTCCGCAGGAGAACCGATGATTGCCGTGGATCGTTTCACGGGCGGCTCGAAGGTGATGGCGGCGGCCGGAGCGCTGGGCGTGCTCGGCCTCGTGCTGACCATCGTCGGCTTCGTGCTCGACCCCCAGAAGGCGATGTTCAGCTACCTGTTCGGCTTCAGCTACTGGCTGGGCATCGCGGTGGCGTCCATCATCATGGTGGCCATCTTCCACACCGCCAAGGTCAAGTGGATCACCGTGCTGCGCCGCACCATGGAGACCATGGGCTCGAGCGTGATCTTCTTCGCCGTGCTCGTGCTGCCCATCCTCGCCGGGGCCAAGTACCTCTTCCCCTGGGTGGACGCGGAGAACTGGGTGTTCCCCGGCACTGACGGGGTGAAGTTCACCGCGGTGGAGCTGCACCACCTGCACCACAAGCACCCCTACCTCAATCTCACCTTCTTCTACATCCGCCAGGCCATCTACTTCTTCACCTGGATCTTCGTGTCCTCGCGGCTGCGCGGCTGGAGCGTGCAGCAGGACACGTCGGGTGAGCTCGAGTTGACGGCCAAGCAGCGCCGGTTCGCGCCGGGCTCGCTCCCCTTCCTTGCGCTGACGATTACCTTCGCTGCTTTCGACTGGCTGATGACGCTCACGCCGCTCTGGCAGTCCACCATCTTCGGCGTCTATTACTTCTGCGGCAGCTTCCTGAGCGCGTTCTGCGTGGTGACGATCGCCACGGTGAACTCGCAGGGCAAGGACGGATACGGGTCGCTGGTGACGACGGCGCACTACCACAACCTGGGCAAGCTCATGTTCGCCTTCACGGCGTTCTGGGCCTACATCGCCTTCTCCCAGTTCTTCCTCATCTGGGCCGCCAACCTGCCGGAAGAGGCGGGCTGGTACCGGCTGCGCATCGTGGGGCCGTGGCTGCCCGTGTCGCTCGCGCTGCTCATCGGCCAGTTCCTGCTGCCCTTCTTCACGCTGCTATCGCGCAAGCTGAAGCTCCAGCCCCGCCGCCTGGCCGTCATCGCCGTCTACATCCTGGTCATGCACGCCGTGGACATGTACTGGCTCATCTGGCCGGCCGTTTCGCCCCAGGGCCCCTCGTTCCACTGGACGCTGCTCACCGCCTTCGTCGGCGTGGGTGGAATCGCGGTGGCGGGAGCCCTGTGGCAGACCCGCGGTCGGTATACGGTGCCGGTGAAGGACCCCTACATCTCCGAGTCGCTGAGGTACGTGCAGCCATGAGCAACAAGAGCCAGGTGGAGGTCGAGTCCCGCGTCATCCACGGTGCGCATGGCGTGTCGGCCGAGGAGGACCACATCCTCACCGGCAAGATAATGCAGGTGGGTATCGGCTCCATCATCATCTTCATCGTGGGCGGAATCTGGGCCTGGCGCCTGCAGGTGGCGACCACGAACGAGTTCGCCCCCGAGGGTGCCGCGCCCATCCCGGCGCTGATCACCCCGGACAAGGAGCACCGCACGGCGTACGAGATCGGCATCGTCAACCAGCGCCTGTTCCAGCAGGACACGCACGCCGAGGAGAAGATCCGCGCCCAGCAGGAGGCTCTGGACAAGGGCTACGCGGAAGATCGTAACGTGGTGTCGCGTACCCCGTTGAATCAGGCGATGGACCAGGTCATCGCCCAGCAGGCGGCCGCGCGCCAGCAGCGTGCGGCGCCCGCGCCCACCCCCGAGCCGCAACCCACGCCGGCTCCCCAGCCGTAGTGTCACGGCAGTAGAGGAAGAAGCACGATGTACACCCCCTCCTCGTCCAAGCCCATGCGCGCCGCCACGGCGGCGCTCGTCCTGGCGCTCGGCATCGCGACCCCTGCGTTCGCGCTGCCGGGCGGCGGTCGCACGCCTCAGAGCATCATAGATGCGCAGTCCGACGCCCCTCCGCAACTCAAAGGCGTGGACGTGCAGGAGCATCTGGGCGAGCTGGCGCCGCTGGAGACAGCGTTCACCGACTCGTCGGGCAAGCCGGTGCACCTGCGCGACGTGTTGCCGCGCACGCGCCCGGTGCTGCTCACGCTCGTGTATTACAACTGCCCCCTGCTCTGTAACCTCGTCATCAACGAGCAGATCCGCACCATGCGCGAGCTGGGCCTGGTGCTGGGCAAGGACTACGAGGCGGTGACGGTGAGCATCGATCCGCAGGACACGCCCGCGCAGAGCCTCGAGCGGCGCCGGCGCCACCTGCAGTCCATGGGCCTGCCGGAGACGGCTCCGTGGCACTTCCTCACGGGTACCCAGGAGAACATCCAGCAGCTCGCGGACGCGGTGGGATTCCAGTACACCTACGACGCGTCGACGCGGCAGTATGTGCACCCGGCCGTGGTGATGGTGCTCACCCCCGAGGGAGCCATCTCGCGCTACCTCTACGGCACGTCCTTCCAGGCCAAGGACATGAAGCTCGCCCTCCTCGAGGCCGCGGGAGGCCGGGTGGGCACCAGTTTTGATCGCATCGTCCTGACCTGCTTCAAGTATGACACCGCCACCCGGCGGTACGGCTTCTACATCTTTGGATTCCTCCGGATAGGCGCGCTCATGGTGTTCGGCGCGCTCGCGAGCATGCTCGCCTACTACTGGAGGCGTGAGCTGAAGAAAGGCACAGCAGCATGAACGAGTTGCTGAACAACATCCTGTTCCTGCCGGAGCAGGCCTCGACCTTCGCGGAGCGTGTGGACAGTCTCCACATCTTCGTCGTCACCGTGACGATGCTCAGTTCGTTCGCGGTGGGCACGGCGGCGCTCTACTTCTTCTTCCGCTACCGGCGCCGCACGGCGGAGCAGATGACGGAGTACGTGGTGCCGTCGGTGAAGACGGAGTTCCTCTTCGTCTCGCTGCCGCTCATCTTCTTCCTCACCTGGTTCGTCATCGGCTTCCGGGACTTCGTCTTCGTCACCACGCCGCCCAAGGACGCGATGGACGTCTACGTCATGGGCAAGCAGTGGATGTGGAAGTTCTCCTACCCGGAGGGCCCCAACGGGGTGAACGTGCTGCACGTGCCGGCCAACCGTCCGGTGCGTCTGCTCATCACCTCGCGTGACGTCATCCACTCCTTCTTCGTGCCGGCCTTCCGCATCAAGATGGACGCGGTGCCGGGGCGCTACACGCAGACCTGGTTCGAGGCCACCAAGCCCGGCACGTACCAGATCCTCTGCACCGAGTACTGCGGCCTGTCGCACTCGAAGATGCTCGGCGAGGTCGTGGTTCTCTCGCCCGAGGAGTGGGACGCGTGGCTCAAGGAGCAGCGCCGGGGAGACCTGGCCAACCGCCAGGACGCGCTGGCGGACCTGAGCCTGGCGCCGCCGCCGGCGCGCATGGCCGAGCAGGGCCAGAAGGTGGCCGCCGAGGTGGGCTGCTTCAAGTGCCACACCGTCAATGGTGAGCCGCACATCGGGCCGACGTTCCTGGGCATGTACGGCCGTCAGGAGACGCTGCAGGACGGCAACGACATCATCGCGGACGAGGCGTACATCACCCAGTCCATGATGGACCCGGGAGCCCACCTGGTGTCGGGCTATCCCAACGCCATGCCCACCTTCCAGGGCAAGCTGACGGGGCCGCAGACCGCGGCGATCGTCGAATACATCAAGACTCTGCGCACTCCGGACATCCGCACCACCGGCGCTTCTCAAGGACCTGTCTATGAGCCCATCCAGCAGTAGCATCGCAGCCGAGCCGGGCGCCGTGCCCGCGCCGGGTGAGCACCACGAGCATCACCCGAGCTACCTCGTCGATGGCACCACGGTGAAGTCGTGGCTGCTGACGCTCGACCACAAGCGCATCGGGGTGATGTACCTCATCTGGGTGCTGCTCTTCTTCCTCGTGGGCGGCATCTACGCGCTGGTGGTCCGCTTCGAGCTGTTGACTCCGGGCCCCACCATCGTCGACGCGATGACGTACAACCGCGCCTTCACCATGCACGGCGTGGTGATGATCTTCCTGTTCATGATTCCGGCCATCCCCGGCGCCTTCGGCAACTTCATGCTGCCGCTGATGCTGGGCGCCAAGGACGTGGCCTTCCCGCGGCTCAACCTGCTGTCGCTCTACCTGCTGCTGGGCGGCGCGGCCATCGCCATCTGGGGCATGCTCAACGGCGGCATGGACACGGGCTGGACGTTCTACACGCCCTACAGCACGCACACGACGACGACGGTGGCGCCCATCCTGTTCGGCGCGTTCATCATCGGCTTCAGCTCCATCGCCACGGGCCTCAACTTCATCGTCACCACCCACACCATGCGCGCCCCGGGCATCACCTGGTTCCGCATGCCGCTGTTCGTGTGGGCCATGTACGCCACCGCGTGCATCCAGGTGCTGGCGACGCCGGTGCTCGGCCTCGTGCTGCTCCTGGTGGTGGGTGAGCAGCTCTTCCAGTTCGGCATCTTCGATCCGGCGCGCGGCGGAGACCCGGTGCTCTTCCAGCACCTGTTCTGGTTCTACTCGCACCCGGCCGTGTACATCATGGTGCTGCCGTCCTTCGGCGTGATGAGCGAGA
The Cystobacter ferrugineus genome window above contains:
- a CDS encoding DUF3341 domain-containing protein; this translates as MSAETKVLETLVLAEFATPEALVDATRQMREKGYEGMDTYSPYPLHGGSEALGLPPSRVPFIALCAGLTGTATAISFMAYMNGFDYPLNVGGRPIFSLPAYVPITFELTVLLAAFGIFFGVLGLARLPQPYHPAYEHEAFRSATTHGYWLSVPQFATLQADAIMDQLKALGATQVTVVTGEKE
- a CDS encoding c-type cytochrome — translated: MRRLIPLAGLALAGCNVPSEFLQRMEAQAKYEYYETNEFWADGKAMRTPPEGTIPRERLVGEPGLTTGRVNGEFVTINPLKLDRAVLEEGHKKYNIVCAQCHGRLGDGNSVVAENMAMRLPPSLQEIANKPDGHFYAAITEGYGVMPSFSGELNIQERWAVVAYVRALQTARAPKAGGQQPLPQENR
- a CDS encoding SCO family protein; the protein is MYTPSSSKPMRAATAALVLALGIATPAFALPGGGRTPQSIIDAQSDAPPQLKGVDVQEHLGELAPLETAFTDSSGKPVHLRDVLPRTRPVLLTLVYYNCPLLCNLVINEQIRTMRELGLVLGKDYEAVTVSIDPQDTPAQSLERRRRHLQSMGLPETAPWHFLTGTQENIQQLADAVGFQYTYDASTRQYVHPAVVMVLTPEGAISRYLYGTSFQAKDMKLALLEAAGGRVGTSFDRIVLTCFKYDTATRRYGFYIFGFLRIGALMVFGALASMLAYYWRRELKKGTAA
- the coxB gene encoding cytochrome c oxidase subunit II, producing MNELLNNILFLPEQASTFAERVDSLHIFVVTVTMLSSFAVGTAALYFFFRYRRRTAEQMTEYVVPSVKTEFLFVSLPLIFFLTWFVIGFRDFVFVTTPPKDAMDVYVMGKQWMWKFSYPEGPNGVNVLHVPANRPVRLLITSRDVIHSFFVPAFRIKMDAVPGRYTQTWFEATKPGTYQILCTEYCGLSHSKMLGEVVVLSPEEWDAWLKEQRRGDLANRQDALADLSLAPPPARMAEQGQKVAAEVGCFKCHTVNGEPHIGPTFLGMYGRQETLQDGNDIIADEAYITQSMMDPGAHLVSGYPNAMPTFQGKLTGPQTAAIVEYIKTLRTPDIRTTGASQGPVYEPIQQ
- a CDS encoding cbb3-type cytochrome c oxidase subunit I translates to MSPSSSSIAAEPGAVPAPGEHHEHHPSYLVDGTTVKSWLLTLDHKRIGVMYLIWVLLFFLVGGIYALVVRFELLTPGPTIVDAMTYNRAFTMHGVVMIFLFMIPAIPGAFGNFMLPLMLGAKDVAFPRLNLLSLYLLLGGAAIAIWGMLNGGMDTGWTFYTPYSTHTTTTVAPILFGAFIIGFSSIATGLNFIVTTHTMRAPGITWFRMPLFVWAMYATACIQVLATPVLGLVLLLVVGEQLFQFGIFDPARGGDPVLFQHLFWFYSHPAVYIMVLPSFGVMSEIVATFSRKNIFGYRAVAFSSLGIAFVGFFAWGHHMFVSGQSTFNAGVFAVLTMLVGVFTAIKVFNWVGTVYKGAVDFKTPFAYFCGFLYFTVFGGMTGVAFATASLDVPWHDTYFVVAHFHFIMVGATIMAFMAALHYWFPKMFGKTYHEGWGLVSAALIILGFNATFIPQFLLGNAGMPRRYYEYPERFQTLNVASTMGATLLAMGFLITAIYLTYSLVYGEKSSANPWNSRGYEWLTESPPPTHNFVGPQPVYKDEPHFYVDPEKAEVPDAV